The window TTATCTTTATTTTCTTTTCACCTGCCTTTACCTTTATGCCATCAATTATCTCTTCTATTATTTCTTCCAGACTGCACTCCTCCAACGAAAGCGGAACCTTCCCTGCCTCCAATCTCAAAATTTCCAAGATAACATGAATGTAGTTTTCAAGACGCTGGATCTCCCTATAGACGGTCTCTAAGTAGGTCTTTTGTTTGGCATTTAACTCACCTGCCTTCCCATTAAGTAGCCTCAAAATAAAGCCCCCGGCAATTGCAACGGGGGCCTTTAGGTCGTGAGCAAACATAGATATCAAAATATCTCTGTGTTGTTCCAGTTTTTCCTGCTCTCTCCTGTCTCTCAAGAGCTCAATTATTCCATATTGTTTACCCGTAGGATCCGTTATGGATGTCACTGTGATAGAAACCGGTATACGGGTACCTGATTTGTTTATCAAAAAGGTGTCTTCTTTTATTATCTTGGTTTGTTCAAATTCTTCTGAGATTGGACACTTTGCATCACAAAGGCTACTTTTTAGTACCTCATTACACCTTTTGCCTACAGCCTCATTTCGGGTATATCCTGTGAGTTTTTCTGCTTCTCTATTAAATTCAAGGATAGTACCACTGGTATCTATGGCAACAAATCCTATAGGCAAACTAGGAATAATGAGGTTGCATAGTTCCTCATGACCAATACCGTCTTTTAAAATTTTCATTTGCTCACCTGAGGTCAATTATTTGGTTGAGTTTCACACTCCTCTATTACTTTTTGGGCAAGCGTGAAAAAGACCTCTGATGTCTCGTCTCTTTTTGCAGAGATCGGCTCACCAGAATCCCCTCCTATACGTATCTGTGGATCGATGGGGATTTTCGCAAGGAGTGGAATTTGAAAGGCCTTTGCAAGTTTTTCACCACCACCGCTTCCGAATATATCCAGAATATCATCTTCGCTTCCACCTGGCATCTTTAAATATGACATATTTTCAACTATTCCCAAAATTGGTATTTCCTCGGTTTTAAAAAGGCCAATTGCCCTTCTCACATCTGATACAGCCACCTTTTGTGGGGTTGTAACAACTATGACGCCATCCAAGGGGATTGATTTGGTTACAGTGATAGTGGCATCTCCAGTTCCAGGTGGCAAATCCACTATCAAGAAGTCAAGATCGTCCCATTTCACCTTTCCCAAAAATTCTTTTATTGCCTTGTTTACCAGAGGGCCTCTCCATACAATTGGAACCCCCTCCCCTGCCAAAGTGGCTGTAGACATAACTTTCACCCCATATTTTTCCAAGGGAAGAAGCATCCCCTTTGATCCAAGGGGACGATCCTTTATACCCATCATAATGGGGATATCTGGACCATGAAAATCGGCATCGAGGATACCTGTGTTTTTCCCTAATCCCTTAAGTGCAACTGCCAGGTTCACAGATACCGTAGATTTTCCTACCCCACCCTTTCCGCTGGCAACAGCGATTACCCTCTTTACTTTCTTAATTCCTTCCATTTCAGATGGGGCCTGACCAAAGAGTTTTGCGCGTTCCTCGCTGGTCATGGCAGTCATCACAACTTCCACGTAGTTCACACCTGGGACAG is drawn from Dissulfuribacter thermophilus and contains these coding sequences:
- a CDS encoding PAS domain-containing sensor histidine kinase, with the protein product MKILKDGIGHEELCNLIIPSLPIGFVAIDTSGTILEFNREAEKLTGYTRNEAVGKRCNEVLKSSLCDAKCPISEEFEQTKIIKEDTFLINKSGTRIPVSITVTSITDPTGKQYGIIELLRDRREQEKLEQHRDILISMFAHDLKAPVAIAGGFILRLLNGKAGELNAKQKTYLETVYREIQRLENYIHVILEILRLEAGKVPLSLEECSLEEIIEEIIDGIKVKAGEKKIKIMMQVPDELTIIKADSKQLQRAITNLLDNAIKFSPKSSEVYVKVKPVDDSVILEVEDRGPGIDEKDLPHVFDPFFKGKTKVEEGEEPGSGLGLAVVKSIIEAHGGEVWAQNRPEGGMKFWFKVPKHGGQE
- a CDS encoding Mrp/NBP35 family ATP-binding protein, which encodes MAVTKETIMDALKGVNDPELNRSLVDLGMVKDVEISGDAVRVTISLTFAGCPLKTKIKQDVEEAVKAVPGVNYVEVVMTAMTSEERAKLFGQAPSEMEGIKKVKRVIAVASGKGGVGKSTVSVNLAVALKGLGKNTGILDADFHGPDIPIMMGIKDRPLGSKGMLLPLEKYGVKVMSTATLAGEGVPIVWRGPLVNKAIKEFLGKVKWDDLDFLIVDLPPGTGDATITVTKSIPLDGVIVVTTPQKVAVSDVRRAIGLFKTEEIPILGIVENMSYLKMPGGSEDDILDIFGSGGGEKLAKAFQIPLLAKIPIDPQIRIGGDSGEPISAKRDETSEVFFTLAQKVIEECETQPNN